A region of Bacteroidota bacterium DNA encodes the following proteins:
- a CDS encoding DUF5684 domain-containing protein, producing MEDFVVGSIALTVLLVAAVTVAGLWMTFEKAGYAGWMALVPVLNLFVLVQIAEKPDWWIVLYLLPLVNAVVGVLVTQAVAERFGRSVLFGIGLFLAPWLCYPVLGFGQDGYIPDADLD from the coding sequence ATGGAAGACTTTGTAGTTGGATCTATCGCCCTCACCGTGCTGCTCGTCGCTGCGGTCACCGTAGCCGGGTTGTGGATGACCTTCGAGAAGGCGGGTTATGCTGGCTGGATGGCGCTCGTGCCCGTGCTCAACCTGTTCGTGCTGGTGCAGATCGCCGAGAAGCCGGATTGGTGGATCGTGCTCTACCTGCTGCCGCTCGTGAACGCCGTCGTGGGTGTGCTGGTCACGCAGGCCGTGGCAGAGCGCTTCGGGCGGAGCGTCCTCTTTGGGATCGGCCTCTTCCTCGCGCCGTGGCTCTGCTACCCGGTTCTCGGCTTCGGCCAGGACGGCTACATCCCCGACGCAGACCTCGACTAG